The Mastacembelus armatus chromosome 9, fMasArm1.2, whole genome shotgun sequence genome contains a region encoding:
- the ubox5 gene encoding RING finger protein 37 isoform X2, translated as MDQGQACKRLEISTSSDVLPSQHSGLGHKWPQQKKEMQMEVKDQNEQNREKEQDHDCKSHQSNGHHWSLQAQQWGTAARDEPEQRGHVFKCQSDTESCYPGLEFKLVGRCDVRDETRVCFTHSNFSPRSPFLSPAPPPPTNCRQETLWSRGLLSLGAVTHLRVAVPFGGAASALGLKALAVWGQPARCCPAEEVERIKRTHEASESRPPQPVFFAPHVRQIKQEVQTATPPSKLSIPEEFLDPITQEVMCLPMLLPSGVSVDNTTLEEYNKREATWGRPPNDPFTGVLFTSTSQPLPNPQLKTRIDHFLLQKGEVRRDGMLGRRGKGGDPQASRLIASSVDRQSQNSPCLSKSSINNTSVQYNAGPININRTTLEGTGSGHSSDKGNDQFNSQSSMTDNKLEVDRRKKQDLSRVIKESTDDLTAEKQLLPQTKRLRSDAVSFPSCSSHEQRLSASLDEALFSALQGRPCFTSNLAQQSGVSPDSEPLNRTQHCQSAGTPSMSTGEKTCSACSLSVSVYASSVSSIYRLTCGHLLCHTCLRRESQLNSATSSTSNHVSCATCHSPTPRAKIIRVHY; from the exons ATGGACCAAGGACAGGCCTGCAAAAGACTGGAGATCAGCACCAGTTCTGATGTGCTACCTTCCCAGCATTCTGGTCTAGGCCACAAATGGCctcagcaaaagaaagaaatgcagatgGAGGTAAAGGACCAGAATGAACAGaatagagaaaaagaacaggATCATGACTGTAAATCTCACCAGAGTAATGGCCACCATTGGAGTCTTCAGGCCCAGCAGTGGGGTACAGCAGCACGAGATGAACCTGAACAAAGAGGCCATGTTTTCAAGTGTCAGTCAGACACTGAATCCTGCTATCCTGGACTAGAATTCAAACTTGTAGGTCGTTGTGATGTTAGAGATGAAACCCGTGTCTGTTTCACACATTCAAATTTTAGCCCCCGGTCCCCTTTCCTGTCCccagctcctccaccacctACGAACTGTCGACAAGAGACACTGTGGAGCCGTGGTCTGCTCTCCTTAGGTGCTGTGACACACCTTCGTGTGGCTGTACCTTTTGGTGGTGCAGCGTCTGCTCTGGGACTCAAGGCTTTGGCTGTGTGGGGACAACCTGCTCGCTGTTGCCCTGCGGAAGAAGTGGAAAGAATTAAAAGAACCCATGAGGCTAGTGAAAGTCGGCCTCCACAACCAGTGTTTTTTGCCCCACATGTCCGACAAATCAAACAAGAAGTGCAAACAGCCACACCTCCAAG CAAACTTTCCATCCCAGAAGAGTTCCTTGACCCAATAACCCAAGAAGTAATGTGTCTGCCGATGCTACTGCCGAGTGGTGTGTCAGTGGATAATACAACACTAGAGGAGTACAACAAGAGGGAAGCCACGTGGGGCCGACCCCCAAATGACCCGTTCACTGGTGTCCTGTTCACATCAACTTCCCAGCCTCTTCCTAATCCCCAACTGAAGACCCGTATTGACCACTTCCTCCTGCAAAAAGGGGAGGTCAGGAGAGACGGGATGTTGGGGAGACGAGGAAAAGGAGGTGATCCACAGGCCTCAAGACTTATAGCCTCCAGTGTAGACAGGCAGTCCCAGAACTCTCCTTGCCTCAGTAAAAGTTCAATAAACAACACTTCTGTTCAATATAATGCTGGTCCCATAAACATAAATAGGACTACACTGGAAGGCACTGGATCAGGACATTCATCAGATAAAGGAAATGACCAATTTAACTCCCAGTCCAGTATGACGGATAATAAATTAGAGGTAGATAGAAGAAAGAAGCAAGATCTAAGTAGAGTTATAAAGGAGTCAACAGATGACTTAACAGCTGAGAAGCAACTACTACCGCAAACAAAAAGACTAAGAAGTGATGCAGTCTCAT TTCCTAGCTGCAGCTCTCATGAGCAGCGTTTGTCAGCCAGCCTGGATGAGGCCCTGTTCTCTGCCCTGCAGGGCCGACCCTGCTTCACCTCAAATCTGGCCCAGCAGAGTGGGGTTTCCCCTGACTCTGAACCACTGAACAGAACACAGCACTGTCAGAGTGCAGGCACTCCGAGCATGTCTACAG GAGAGAAGACGTGCTCTGCATGTTCCCTCTCAGTCTCTGTTTACGCTTCATCTGTATCGTCCATCTACCGTCTAACCTGTGGTCATTTGCTGTGCCACACCTGCCTGCGGAGGGAATCACAACTGAACTCTGCCACTTCATCAACATCCAACCATGTCTCATGTGCCACATGCCACAGCCCTACCCCACGTGCCAAAATCATCCGCGTGCATTACTGA
- the ubox5 gene encoding RING finger protein 37 isoform X1 translates to MVVNLCLPHFYTTVHCNKLCADGYDVTNLVSADPALRRRGFKLEYFLRPPVQVTLKFDFQVELSRVDIELWPWGMDQGQACKRLEISTSSDVLPSQHSGLGHKWPQQKKEMQMEVKDQNEQNREKEQDHDCKSHQSNGHHWSLQAQQWGTAARDEPEQRGHVFKCQSDTESCYPGLEFKLVGRCDVRDETRVCFTHSNFSPRSPFLSPAPPPPTNCRQETLWSRGLLSLGAVTHLRVAVPFGGAASALGLKALAVWGQPARCCPAEEVERIKRTHEASESRPPQPVFFAPHVRQIKQEVQTATPPSKLSIPEEFLDPITQEVMCLPMLLPSGVSVDNTTLEEYNKREATWGRPPNDPFTGVLFTSTSQPLPNPQLKTRIDHFLLQKGEVRRDGMLGRRGKGGDPQASRLIASSVDRQSQNSPCLSKSSINNTSVQYNAGPININRTTLEGTGSGHSSDKGNDQFNSQSSMTDNKLEVDRRKKQDLSRVIKESTDDLTAEKQLLPQTKRLRSDAVSFPSCSSHEQRLSASLDEALFSALQGRPCFTSNLAQQSGVSPDSEPLNRTQHCQSAGTPSMSTGEKTCSACSLSVSVYASSVSSIYRLTCGHLLCHTCLRRESQLNSATSSTSNHVSCATCHSPTPRAKIIRVHY, encoded by the exons CTGTGCGCAGATGGCTATGATGTCACAAACCTCGTGTCAGCCGACCCTGCTCTCCGAAGACGTGGCTTCAAACTGGAGTACTTCCTTCGTCCACCTGTACAG GTAACATTGAAGTTTGACTTCCAGGTGgaactgtccagggtggacATAGAGCTGTGGCCATGGGGTATGGACCAAGGACAGGCCTGCAAAAGACTGGAGATCAGCACCAGTTCTGATGTGCTACCTTCCCAGCATTCTGGTCTAGGCCACAAATGGCctcagcaaaagaaagaaatgcagatgGAGGTAAAGGACCAGAATGAACAGaatagagaaaaagaacaggATCATGACTGTAAATCTCACCAGAGTAATGGCCACCATTGGAGTCTTCAGGCCCAGCAGTGGGGTACAGCAGCACGAGATGAACCTGAACAAAGAGGCCATGTTTTCAAGTGTCAGTCAGACACTGAATCCTGCTATCCTGGACTAGAATTCAAACTTGTAGGTCGTTGTGATGTTAGAGATGAAACCCGTGTCTGTTTCACACATTCAAATTTTAGCCCCCGGTCCCCTTTCCTGTCCccagctcctccaccacctACGAACTGTCGACAAGAGACACTGTGGAGCCGTGGTCTGCTCTCCTTAGGTGCTGTGACACACCTTCGTGTGGCTGTACCTTTTGGTGGTGCAGCGTCTGCTCTGGGACTCAAGGCTTTGGCTGTGTGGGGACAACCTGCTCGCTGTTGCCCTGCGGAAGAAGTGGAAAGAATTAAAAGAACCCATGAGGCTAGTGAAAGTCGGCCTCCACAACCAGTGTTTTTTGCCCCACATGTCCGACAAATCAAACAAGAAGTGCAAACAGCCACACCTCCAAG CAAACTTTCCATCCCAGAAGAGTTCCTTGACCCAATAACCCAAGAAGTAATGTGTCTGCCGATGCTACTGCCGAGTGGTGTGTCAGTGGATAATACAACACTAGAGGAGTACAACAAGAGGGAAGCCACGTGGGGCCGACCCCCAAATGACCCGTTCACTGGTGTCCTGTTCACATCAACTTCCCAGCCTCTTCCTAATCCCCAACTGAAGACCCGTATTGACCACTTCCTCCTGCAAAAAGGGGAGGTCAGGAGAGACGGGATGTTGGGGAGACGAGGAAAAGGAGGTGATCCACAGGCCTCAAGACTTATAGCCTCCAGTGTAGACAGGCAGTCCCAGAACTCTCCTTGCCTCAGTAAAAGTTCAATAAACAACACTTCTGTTCAATATAATGCTGGTCCCATAAACATAAATAGGACTACACTGGAAGGCACTGGATCAGGACATTCATCAGATAAAGGAAATGACCAATTTAACTCCCAGTCCAGTATGACGGATAATAAATTAGAGGTAGATAGAAGAAAGAAGCAAGATCTAAGTAGAGTTATAAAGGAGTCAACAGATGACTTAACAGCTGAGAAGCAACTACTACCGCAAACAAAAAGACTAAGAAGTGATGCAGTCTCAT TTCCTAGCTGCAGCTCTCATGAGCAGCGTTTGTCAGCCAGCCTGGATGAGGCCCTGTTCTCTGCCCTGCAGGGCCGACCCTGCTTCACCTCAAATCTGGCCCAGCAGAGTGGGGTTTCCCCTGACTCTGAACCACTGAACAGAACACAGCACTGTCAGAGTGCAGGCACTCCGAGCATGTCTACAG GAGAGAAGACGTGCTCTGCATGTTCCCTCTCAGTCTCTGTTTACGCTTCATCTGTATCGTCCATCTACCGTCTAACCTGTGGTCATTTGCTGTGCCACACCTGCCTGCGGAGGGAATCACAACTGAACTCTGCCACTTCATCAACATCCAACCATGTCTCATGTGCCACATGCCACAGCCCTACCCCACGTGCCAAAATCATCCGCGTGCATTACTGA